Genomic DNA from Paenibacillus donghaensis:
TCAGGATCTAAATAACCCAGCTGATACCCGTTGAATCTCGGACGGTCCGGAAACAGCTTGCTGAATCCAAAGGCATAATAGAACGAAGCCGACGGCGTCGGAAATCCCCGCTTACAAGCCTTATCCAGCGAACCATCCGGCAAAATAATCTTGCACCCCGAGGCACCCAGATCCGGCCGGGTGTCCATAAAGGCCACCATTGTCTCCAGCGTATCCTTGCGCACCACCGTATCGGAGTTGAGCAGCAGCACATATCTGCCGGACGCCACACCCATGCCCTGATTGTTCCCGCGGGCGAATCCGACATTCTCTTGATTGGCAATCAACAGCACACCCGGGAACTCTCTGCTGATGGTCTCTACTGAATCATCATGCGAATGGTTGTCTATCAATATAATCTCATAGGAATAGTTCGTTACCGAGTCATAAACCGACCTTATACAGTCCATCGTCAGGCGGCATGTATTGTAATTCAATATAAGTATGCTTACATCTACATTCACTGCACTACTCTCCTGACAAATATAGTAATCTCTCGACAATTATTATAGCACAAAACCTCCCGGATGGGAGGTTTGAGGGCAGGGAGGTACTGAGTGATCACTAGGAGCGGCAACAATTGCAGCTCTATACGTCTGTTTTTACCCTGGACTGAATAGTCTTCCTTTTTCTTCTCAGAGCGGAGCTTTGAGAGAAAAATGATCCCCATGCCTTAATTAACTTC
This window encodes:
- a CDS encoding glycosyltransferase family 2 protein; the encoded protein is MDCIRSVYDSVTNYSYEIILIDNHSHDDSVETISREFPGVLLIANQENVGFARGNNQGMGVASGRYVLLLNSDTVVRKDTLETMVAFMDTRPDLGASGCKIILPDGSLDKACKRGFPTPSASFYYAFGFSKLFPDRPRFNGYQLGYLDPDEAYPIDCLVGAFMLVRRETIAQVGGLDEEFFMYGEDLDWCYRIKEAGWGIYYYPETSIVHLKGGSARRRPFKIVYEFHRAMILFHRKHYSRQYNSMINGAVYAGVGVKFAISLLRNALILPKTVPSPAQSLGSAAEVGPRNDNNTEVRL